One genomic window of Daphnia pulex isolate KAP4 chromosome 10, ASM2113471v1 includes the following:
- the LOC124205086 gene encoding ribosome production factor 1-like, whose product MENAEENEAGEVLAKPKILTASERLAAKKRFRTQRRLSTMKNKVLRNAQWATLKKEKRKIKKEGQKQRKKEAEALGDKAPPKQVPRTIENTREADVTTVDQEDEEVTFDITHDEYEAYFSKTYEPKILITSSDNPHSKTIHFIRELTKIFPKSECQWRKRSSVKKMIESAKEKDYTDVVVINEDRRVPNGMLVSHLPDGPTAYFKISNVKLTKDMKYKNIIKEFTTHRPEVILNNFQTRLGQAVSRMLASLFHYDPQFKGRRAVTFHNQRDYIFFRHHRYEFKSQKRAALRELGPRFTLRLKWLQKGTFDTIEGDYEWIIAGKRHEMETSRRRFFL is encoded by the exons aTGGAGAACGCCGAGGAAAATGAAGCTGGAGAGGTTCTAGCGAAGCCGAAAATCTTAACAGCGAGTGAACGCCTTGCAGCAAAAAAACGTTTTCGTACTCAGAGGAGACTGTCAACGATGAAAAACAAGGTGTTACGGAATGCTCAGTGGgctactttgaaaaaagaaaaacgaaag attaaaaaagaaggtCAAAAGCAGCGAAAAAAGGAAGCTGAAGCTTTAGGAGATAAGGCTCCTCCTAAACAGGTTCCACGTACAATTGAAAATACTAGGGAAGCTGATGTGACAACTGTTGatcaagaagatgaagaagttaCATTTGACATCACCCATGATGAATATGAAgcatatttttcaaaaacctaTGAGCCCAAGATTTTGATAACATCATCAGACAACCCTCACTCA AAAACTATTCATTTTATCCGTGAATTAACAAAGATTTTCCCAAAATCTGAATGTCAATGGAGAAAGCGTTCCAGTGTGAAAAAAATGATAGAGAGTGCTAAGGAAAAAGATTACACAGATGTTGTAGTGATAAATGAAGATAGACGAGTTCCAA ATGGAATGTTGGTATCACACTTACCTGATGGCCCAACTgcttatttcaaaataagcAATGTCAAATTAACAAAGGATATGAAg TACAAGAACATTATCAAGGAGTTTACCACTCATCGTCCCGAAGTCATTCTTAACAATTTCCAGACACGCCTTGGTCAAGCAGTGAGTCGAATGTTAGCTTCTTTGTTTCACTACGATCCCCAATTTAAAGGTCGTCGTGCGGTGACTTTCCACAACCAGCGAGACTACATATTTTTCAGGCACCACCG GTATGAATTCAAATCTCAGAAGAGAGCTGCCTTACGTGAATTGGGCCCTCGATTTACATTGCGACTGAAATGGTTGCAAAAAGGAACTTTCGACACAATTGAGGGTGACTATGAATGGATCATCGCTGGGAAACGGCACGAAATGGAGACGAGCAGGCGCagattctttctttaa
- the LOC124205081 gene encoding GPI transamidase component PIG-S-like — MKGSNNSSLDRQDRHSHPIGAALTFIVILLGLGVPVWWNTTTVQRASLPLEELSTMAKVSGSEQSIPILLKGINDAEIMAKKLQSALVQSKDPLTYNFSIVPYKFSPEEVKILLSQKSVDAIDMYFEELSESEFINILSIVEVPSNYLPSGKVCVGRHNFLYFSEETDFDSLGHIIRSILALHDSDRNSDAHLPISNHYNVLLTLATANATQEYSSIVSLYDENFAAFSKKFRHVADLSISSQMIYLGNGHIDANHDTEQKIFSLNEEKVVSLINILEPRLGSQLSSDPTFHWVLYVPHINQSPMYIFKGSLPVVTNSVLSPRWNGGGLQIVNELDHSFAGLALCQLRNALGIFSLQNADTSYISLNYDESGVHAWELYLLTRRRTVQFLNQATITLKSLSQLLKQIGNIVVSEEIRDLIVASVKMGDDSRIALKNDDLQQAYRDAKVSNSCAEKAFFDPSLLALLYFPEDQKYAIYIPLFLPIGIPVLLSLRSVYKHFLKR; from the exons atgaagggCTCCAATAACAGCTCTCTAGATAGGCAAG ATAGGCATTCTCATCCAATTGGAGCTGCATTAACCTTCATTGTGATACTTTTGGGTCTTGGAGTACCAGTATGGTGGAATACCACTACTGTACAAAGAGCATCTTTACCACTGGAAGAACTGTCCACTATGGCTAAAGTGTCTGGGAGTGAACAAAGTATCCCTATTTTATTAAAAGGCATCAATGATGCTGAAATAATGGCAAAGAAACTGCAAAGTGCACTAGTTCAGTCCAAGGACCCAT taacTTATAACTTCAGTATTGTTCCATATAAATTCAGCCCTgaagaagtaaaaattttgttgtcaCAAAAGTCAGTTGATGCCATAGACATGTACTTTGAGGAACTATCTGAATCAGAGTTTATTAACATATTATCAATTGTTGAAGTACCATCTAATTATTTGCCATCTGGGAAAGTGTGTGTAGGAAGGCATAACTTTCTGTACTTCTCGGAAGAAACAG attttGATTCCCTTGGCCACATTATACGTTCAATTTTGGCACTTCACGATTCAGACCGAAATTCCGATGCGCACCTTCCCATTTCTAATCATTATAATGTTCTTCTTACTTTGGCGACCGCAAATGCAACCCAAGAATATTCTAGTATAGTATCTTTATATGATg aaaattttgctgcattttctaaaaaatttcgGCACGTTGCTGACCTTTCAATTTCATCCCAAATGATTTATCTTGGAAACGGCCATATTGATGCCAATCATGATactgaacaaaaaattttctctttaaatgaagaaaaagtggtATCTCTTATTAATATTCTCGAACCGCGACTAG GAAGTCAGTTGTCGTCGGATCCCACTTTTCATTGGGTGCTTTATGTTCCCCACATAAATCAGTCACCAATGTATATTTTCAAAGGATCCTTGCCAGTTGTGACCAATTCAGTCCTTAGTCCACGGTGGAATGGAGGAGGTTTACAAATTGTCAATGAATTAGATCATTCCTTTGCTGGACTTGCTCTATGCCAGTTAAGAAATGCTCTCGGAATTTTCTCTCTACAG AATGCAGATACTTCTTACATCTCCTTGAATTATGATGAATCTGGTGTTCACGCGTGGGAGCTGTATTTGTTGACACGGCGACGTACGgtacaatttttaaatcaagctACCATTACTCTAAAG TCTCTATCACAACTATTAAAACAGATCGGAAACATCGTTGTTAGTGAAGAAATAAGAGATTTGATTGTTGCTTCCGTAAAGATGGGGGACGATTCCAGaattgctttgaaaaatgacgATTTGCAACAAGCGTACCGAGATGCCAAAGTATCTAATTCATGTGCCGAAAAGGCTTTCTTCGATCCCTCTCTTTTGGCATTGTTATACTTTCCTGAAGACCAAAA GTATGCGATTTACATCCCACTTTTTCTTCCCATAGGCATTCCTGTTCTCTTATCGTTGAGATCAGTctacaaacattttcttaagcggtaa
- the LOC124205085 gene encoding uncharacterized protein LOC124205085 has product MTEFNLKCFCFSKLFFISILLIGGSYAAYPPVGDINCYKGSCESVECQSVDCSFGKLMTNPSSSCGCCKLCLSYIGENEPCSLNMNNQECGPGLTCAAASKNSKSDYICVKMNTKCFEAQDEYEVRKLSGSLGMYETRPRCDDNGDFIARKCQPGGSCYCVDINNNRIFGESPPSYAATDAAMNCECSRAYQLALAGSLQSVQFPHCLPNGNYDTLQCVNQACFCISSTNQTLTSSIQPITAITELPCYNTDVHSADYYRPCEMKRLKTKFFGNSYIRQNITVLGLEQPDCSPDGFYQSILETESTLYCADPYGEKIENFEINKPDDSSMNCKCARTRFWLTNQKLAKPICCSNGNYRPIQCRGGVCFCVDDDGNQTGLEVQENNLTELQCYQLKQYPDC; this is encoded by the exons ATGACGGAATTCAACCTTAagtgtttctgtttttccaaattgttttttatttcaattttattgattggtGGTAGTTATGCTGCTTACCCTCCAGTGGGTGATATAAACTGCTATAAAGGGAGCTGCGAGTCAGTGGAATGCCAAAGTGTTGATTGCAGTTTTGGTAAATTGATGACCAATCCCAGTAGCTCCTGTGGATGTTGTAAGCTGTGTCTGAGCTACATAG GGGAAAATGAGCCTTGTAGTCTTAACATGAATAACCAAGAATGTGGCCCAGGTCTTACTTGTGCAGCCGCGTCTAAGAATTCGAAATCGGACTACATATGTGTAAAAA tgAACACGAAATGCTTCGAAGCTCAAGATGAATATGAAGTTCGGAAATTAAGTGGTTCACTAGGAATGTATGAGACACGTCCCAGATGTGACGACAATGGTGACTTTATTGCAAGAAAGTGCCAACCAGGTGGCAG CTGTTATTGTGTCGATATCAACAACAATCGGATTTTTGGGGAATCCCCGCCTAGTTATGCTGCAACTGACGCAGCCATGAATTGTG AATGTTCCAGAGCTTATCAACTGGCACTGGCGGGTTCGCTACAATCGGTACAGTTTCCTCACTGCCTACCAAATGGCAACTATGATACACTGCAGTGTGTAAATCAAGCCTGTTTTTGCATCAGTTCTACCAACCAAACCCTCACTTCTTCTATCCAACCCATTACTGCAATTACGGAGTTACCGTGCT ATAACACTGACGTGCATTCAGCTGATTACTACCGGCCTTGCGAAATGAAAAGGTTAAAGACTAAATTTTTTGGGAATAGTTACATCCGCCAGAATATCACAGTACTTGGACTGGAACAACCGGATTGTTCGCCAGATGGATTCTACCAATCGATTCTTGAGACAGAATCCAC acTTTACTGTGCAGATCCttatggggaaaaaattgaaaatttcgaaatcaACAAACCGGATGACAGTTCTATGAATTGCA AATGTGCGCGAACAAGATTTTGGCTTACCAATCAAAAATTAGCCAAACCAATCTGTTGCAGCAACGGGAACTATCGACCAATCCAATGCCGAGGGggggtttgtttttgtgtagATGATGACGGAAATCAGACTGGCCTAGAAGTTCAAGAGAATAACTTAACTGAGTTACAGTGCTATCAGTTAAAGCAATATCCTGATTGCTGA
- the LOC124205087 gene encoding peptidyl-prolyl cis-trans isomerase-like 1: MASIPDASWQPPFAVLQTTMGEIAIELYWNHAPNTCRNFAELCRRNYYAGTKFHRIIRDFMIQGGDPTGTGRGGASIYGRNFSDELHDELKHTGPGILSMANSGPNTNGSQFFITLAPTQWLDGKHSIFGRIYSGMSVVKRIGFVETDKDDRPTDDVKIVKCTIKYE; encoded by the exons ATGGCTTCCATCCCCGATGCTTCTTGGCAGCCACCTTTTGCAGTACTTCAAACCAC GATGGGAGAAATTGCTATAGAATTGTACTGGAACCATGCCCCCAACACTTGTAGAAACTTTGCTGAACTCTGTCGTCGAAATTACTATGCAGGCACTAAATTTCATCGGATAATCCGAGATTTTATGATCCAAG gtGGTGATCCCACTGGTACTGGAAGAGGAGGAGCATCTATATATGGACGTAATTTTTCTGATGAATTACATGATGAACTGAAACACACAG gccctggTATACTGTCCATGGCGAATTCAGGACCAAATACCAATGGATCTCAATTTTTCATAACACtag ctcCAACCCAATGGCTAGATGGCAAGCATTCCATTTTTGGGAGAATTTATTCAGGCATGTCTGTTGTGAAAAGGATTGGGTTTGTAGAAACAGATAAAGATGACAGACCAACTGATGATGTGAAAATCGTAAAATGTACAATCAAATATGAATGA
- the LOC124205088 gene encoding EKC/KEOPS complex subunit Tprkb-like → MWAFKECEPKLLLFKNVTNASEIRERIMKASFPCAAINPRYVLDTFQVLVATQLAVMSHQSHTLKTHSVFSEIVYNMSPTKKITDSLKIFGMNDKDTYFLCVVLNEEDMELVCSKVKGELAEPTQDNFETCDENELRKIYKIKEEETKIVSLLDAIINRISTKEIAT, encoded by the exons atgtggGCATTTAAAGAATGCGAGCCCAAGttgttactttttaaaaatgtaaccaATGCAAGTGAAATTCGAGAAAGGATTATGAAAGCTAGCTTTCCTTGCGCTGCAATTAATCCTAGATAT GTATTGGACACCTTTCAAGTATTAGTGGCCACCCAACTTGCTGTGATGAGCCATCAAAGTCATACCCTTAAAACACATTCTGtgttttctgaaattgtttaTAACATGTCCCCaacaaaaaag ATTACAGATTccttaaaaatatttggaatgaATGATAAAGAtacatattttctttgtgtgGTACTTAATGAAGAAGATATGGAACTTGTCTGTTCTAAAGTCAAAGGAGAATTGGCAGAACCCACCCAAGACAATTTTGAAACATGTGATGAAAATGAGCTGaggaaaatttataaaatcaaagaagaagaaacaaaaattgtttctttattggaTGCTATAATTAACCGAATttcgacaaaagaaattgctACATAG